GATCCTGGCCAGCAAAAACAGGTTGCTTGGCCTGGTTAACGAATTGCAGAAGAACAATGAGCGGTACGAGTTTGTAAACAAAGCCACTAATGATGCCATTTATGATTGGGACCTTAAAACCGACCACATCGAATGGGGACTTGGATATTACCGGATGTTTGGTTTTAATGTAATGGATGATCAGTATCCGCTCGCCAAATGGGCCTGCCAGGTACATCCCGAAGACAGGGAAAAAACAGAAATAAGTCTTCAAAAGCAGCTTTCTGACACTGAGAAAAGCAAATGGACAGCGGATTATCGGTTCAGAAAGGCAGATGATACTTATGCCCACGTAGTCGAAAACGGTTATATTTTAAGAGACCGGCAAGGAAAAGCAGTGAGAATGATCGGTGTGCTGAGAGACGTCACCCGCCAAAAACAGGAAGAGCATGACCTCAAACTGCTGAGTTCGGTAATCACCAATACCAATGATATGGTACTGATCGCCGAGTCGAACCCCGATGATCTTACGGGGTTGAAAATCCTGTATGTGAATGCCGCATTTACGAAAATGACCGGTTCCTCGCCCGCTGAGGTAATCGGGAAAAGCCCCATGGTACTGCGAGGTTTCAGCCCTTTACAAAATGATTTTGGCGTGTTGAGAAATGCGATCAGGAATCTTGAACCGCTGGAAACCGAAACGATCCGGTACCAGCGAAATGGTGAAAGTTTCGACCTCAATCTTTCTCTTCATCCAGTGGCCGACGATCAGGGAATGCTGACACACTGGATCTCCATTGGCCACGATGTGACGGACAGGCTCAGGTACATTCGCGAAATTGAAGAACAAAATCAGAAATTCCAGGAGATCGCCTGGATGCAGTCGCACGTGATCAGGGCACCGCTGGCAAGATTAATGAGCCTGGTCGATCTTGTCAAAAATTACCAGAATTCGGAAATCGAAAAAACCGAGTTGCTGGACCATATCCTGACCTCGGCCTATTCCCTGGACGACATTATCCGCGATATTTCCTCCAAAACGGAACAGCTCTGATCAGAAACCGAGTTTTAAACCCAACGATAAACTAACTATATCGCTCGGTTTCAGGTACTTCGTGTTCTGCACATAACTGATCAGCAACAAGTCATAAGTACCCAGTTCATAATACAGTTCCAGGCCGCGTTTGCGGTTGTTCACGACGACATCACGGCCTACTTTGCCACCGATGTAAGCGCCTGGCCGGAACGAAGTTGCCCACCAGTAGTAGCCTTTGGGATAATATGCTGGCCATTTAGTATCAAACTGCGGCCCGAATGTATAGCTGAGATAGAACCCCAGTGAAAGAGGCGCAATGTAATAGGTGTTTTTCAATGGGATCCGCCATGGAGAGTACGTCGTTTTGCCGGTAATGGTAATCAATGCATCGCCGCCGAATTTTTGAGGCAGAAAGCCAAAAAGCAAATCAGTTTCCAGCGTTTTATTCCGCGAAATGTATCCCGGCCCACCCGAAAGAAAGCCAATATTGCCTGCAAACTGCAATTTCAAATGATCCGGCATGTACCATTTACGGGTTGGTTTGCTAAGCTGCATATTCTGACTATGCGCAGCAACGGACAACAGCAAAAACAGGAGTAAAAAATATTTGTACATCATTTCAAAATTCAACCTTCTCTACTTTATAACCATCCTTCCAGGTCGAAACCACAAGGTAACCTCTTGCACCCATGCTGGTGGTGACGTAATAATGCACGCCGTCGTTATAAAACTCACCATCCAGAAAATGATGCTGGTGACCGTATAGCGATATTCTGACGTTAGGATCATTGCCCAGGAGATCGGCATAACCCTTTTCGAGATTTTTATCAAAATCTCCGTCAAATGGCGGCACGTGAGCTACTACAATCGTGTTTTTGTTTCCGGGATTATCATTGAGCTGCGATTTCAGCCAGCCAAGATCCGGTACCGAACCATCGAAAGCGTACTCACGGGAGCTGTTATCAATGAAGATGAATTTGTTGTTTCCAGCTTCAAACGAATAATTGAGCGGGCCGTACATTTTACGATAGGAAGCGGCGCCATTGGCAATCAAGTCATGATTACCGATCACCGTCACATACGGACAGTTCAGCTTTGACATAATCTCATGGACCCATTTGTACTCCTGGCTCAGGCCAAAATCGGATATGTCGCCGGCATGTACCACGAAGGAAATATCCTTCTGCTGATTGGCGCTTTTTACAAATTCCGACGACTCATCATACCAACGCTGTGAATCGCCCATGAGGATGAATTTGACGGTGTCGGCCACAGGAAGCGCCTGAATTCTGGCAATGTTTTGGGCGTTCTGGTTCTTATCGCTGTCTTTAAAGATAACCTGATTGGGATTGTACTGGAATAGCCCTTCGCAAGAACTGAAAGCAAGTGCCAGGCCAAAAAACGCCCAACGTTGTATAGTTTTCAATTTTATAAATAGTAAGTGATGAGAGTGAATTTCCCAACGCGGGGAACATCTTGTCCTAACCGATTATTTGAAAGGATAATTCCAGTAACTTCGCCATATTATTAGTTACCTGTTTGCATGTTAAGGCTTCTGCCGTACTTCTGTTTCGGCACGGTTATTGCAAAGTAACTGTGTATATATTTCAATTTAAATTCATTACATCATGAAAATCAAAGGCATAGTAGGTACATTAAGTCTTGTACTGATCACATTGTCATTGTCTGCGCAAGTAGTTTCAAAAGACTCTATCAGTACCCTAAAAAACCAGAAACAAGCATTAGAATTAAGCAAGAGACTGAACGATCGTAAGCTTCAGTTGGCAAAAATGGAAAATGAACTTCCCGGAAAGACGGAAGAGGTAGCCAAAACTGCGGAGGATGCACAGAAATCTGCCGAGGAGAACAAAAAGGCAGCTAATAAGTTGGGGGACGATGCTCAAGACCGGAAACTAGCCCGGCGCGCCAGTAAACAGGCAGGTTCGGCACACCGGGACGCAAAAAGAGCCAGAAGGGCGGCGGATAATCTTGAAAAACTAAAAAGAAATATAGCTAAGCTCAAAGACCAGATCAGCGAAGACGAAGCCAAACTCGCTGCTATGCCCGGGGTTACAGGCAGCCGGTAATATTTGATTTTTACGGTGAATGAGAAACGCCGCAGTTTAGCCCGCGGCGTTTCTCATTATTAAACTAGATCTGTTTCGGCGCGATTTCGTCGGGCCAGGGAACTTGCTTTCCGGTCGCTTTGATTACAGGCCATTGCACATTCCATTGTTTCAATTGTTTAGTAAACAAAGCAGCTAGTTCCTTCACTTTTTGTGGATTAGAAGTAGCCAGGTCAGTTTGTTCGCCTATGTCGCTTTTAAGGTTGTAGAGTTCAAGCTTGCCTTTCCGGTAATCATAAATCAGTTTCCAGTCCCCCTTCCGGAATGCGCTGGAATAATGGATATTGGGCCCTTCTGCTGCGATCCAGCGGTTTGGATGATGCCAGACAAGTTCACGGTCGTCGTTTTTGATGGCAGGATTTTGCAGCAAGGGCAAAAAGCTCCTGCCATCGACCGATTGAACCAGTTTCGGGTTTTTAACGCCCGCAATGTCCAGGATCGTAGGAAAAAAATCTTCAATGATGACATACTGGTCTGTCACCGAATTTGGCTTTACGACGCCAGGCCAGCGCACGAGCATCGGCTCACGGATACCGCCTTCATAAACAGAACCTTTACCCGCTTTCAAAGGCAAATTGTGCGTCCAGGCTTTGCCGCCTCTGGCCGGCGTAGTACTCAATCCACCATTGTCCGACATGAAAAGGATAATGGTGTTATCGGCAATTTTTTTATCGTCAATGTATTGCAGCACGTCACCCAGGCTTTTGTCCATTCCTTCTACCAAAGCGGCGTATTTCGCTTCGGTACTATCAAGTCCTGCTTTGAGATAATGATCCATGTAACGTTTGTCGGCGGTCAGTGGAATGTGAACCGCATAATGGGCCAGGTAGAGGAAAAACGGCTTTTTCTCCGATAAAGGTTTTTCCAGGGCTTTCAATGCCTCAGTCGTAATGGCGTCGGTCAGGAAAACATTGGTCCCGTGATACGCTTCGAGTCCCGGTACTGCATTGCGGTTGGGCTTACCATTGACAGGGCTATCATAGTTTTTCTCGCCTGCATAGCTGGCCGGGTGACCAATGGAGCTACCCGCAATATTGATATCAAAACCTGCATTCTTTGGGTCAGAACCAGGCGTGCCGGCCGAACCGAAATGCGCCTTTCCGCTGTGAATGGTGTAGTAGCCGTTCTGTTTGAGCACAGCCGGTAGGGCAGTAGCATGAAAAGTATGCTCCACGCCAGCCACAGGGCTGAAACCATTGATATTCCAATCCACGGACTGCAATGTAGAATCGGCGTAATCCGTGTTTTTATTTTTGTCTGGGGACGTCCAGTGGGTCACGCGGTGGTGTGCCGCGTTTACACCCGTGATCAGGCTCACACGGGTAGGCGTACATACAGGCATTGCGTACGCATTCGTGAATTTCAGGCCTTCCCGGGCCAGCCGTTCCATATTCGGAGTGCGGTAGCGTTTATTGAAATCCGTTGTTTTGTCCCAAAACGGCACCGAGGTGTCCTGCCAGCCCATATCATCAACGAGGAAGACAATG
The genomic region above belongs to Dyadobacter pollutisoli and contains:
- a CDS encoding metallophosphoesterase family protein, yielding MKTIQRWAFFGLALAFSSCEGLFQYNPNQVIFKDSDKNQNAQNIARIQALPVADTVKFILMGDSQRWYDESSEFVKSANQQKDISFVVHAGDISDFGLSQEYKWVHEIMSKLNCPYVTVIGNHDLIANGAASYRKMYGPLNYSFEAGNNKFIFIDNSSREYAFDGSVPDLGWLKSQLNDNPGNKNTIVVAHVPPFDGDFDKNLEKGYADLLGNDPNVRISLYGHQHHFLDGEFYNDGVHYYVTTSMGARGYLVVSTWKDGYKVEKVEF
- a CDS encoding sulfatase, whose protein sequence is MKRMLLSVLAFGLALVIPVFGQKKKGEKPNVIVFLVDDMGWQDTSVPFWDKTTDFNKRYRTPNMERLAREGLKFTNAYAMPVCTPTRVSLITGVNAAHHRVTHWTSPDKNKNTDYADSTLQSVDWNINGFSPVAGVEHTFHATALPAVLKQNGYYTIHSGKAHFGSAGTPGSDPKNAGFDINIAGSSIGHPASYAGEKNYDSPVNGKPNRNAVPGLEAYHGTNVFLTDAITTEALKALEKPLSEKKPFFLYLAHYAVHIPLTADKRYMDHYLKAGLDSTEAKYAALVEGMDKSLGDVLQYIDDKKIADNTIILFMSDNGGLSTTPARGGKAWTHNLPLKAGKGSVYEGGIREPMLVRWPGVVKPNSVTDQYVIIEDFFPTILDIAGVKNPKLVQSVDGRSFLPLLQNPAIKNDDRELVWHHPNRWIAAEGPNIHYSSAFRKGDWKLIYDYRKGKLELYNLKSDIGEQTDLATSNPQKVKELAALFTKQLKQWNVQWPVIKATGKQVPWPDEIAPKQI